TGCGCTCAACTCTGTAAAGGGAAACTACCTGAAACGTGCGGCCGTTTATGACAATCATCTGAGAAGCTCGCTGATTGAGGAACAGGAAATTGTTAACGAGATGGCTCATGCTCTGGCAGAACGCCAGTTTCAGGTGTACATACAGCCAAAATGCGATATGCGCACCAATAAAATTGTCGGCTGTGAAGCCCTCGTCCGGTGGATTCATCCGGAAAAGGGCATTATCAGTCCTGCGGCCTTTATTCCTGTTTTTGAACGGAATGGTTTTATTTTAAAGCTCGATGCTTATGTATGGGAAGAAGTCTGCCGTTTAATGAGAAACTGGATTGATAATGGACACCAGCCCATACCAACCTCGGTAAATGTTTCGAGGGTTAATCTGTACCATCAGGGGCTGAGCGACCTGCTGGCAAATATGGTGAAGAAGTATAATCTGCCTCCATATCTGCTGGAGCTGGAGATTACCGAAAGTGCTTACACCAAAAATCTGGATCAGCTGCTGAGCCTTGTGAACAGGCTTCGCGACCTGGGCTTTACCATTTTGATGGATGATTTTGGCAGCGGTTATTCTTCACTCAACATTTTGAAGGATATCAATGTCGATGTGCTGAAGATCGACATGCGCTTTCTCTCCGACATGGAACATTTAAAGGGCCGTGCCGGCAATATTCTGGAATCGGTGGTCCGGATGACAAAATGGCTTGACCTCAGTGTGATTGCAGAAGGGGTAGAGACAAAAGAGCAGGTTGATTTTCTTTTGGATATCGGCTGTCACTACGCCCAGGGATATTACTACTATAAGCCCATGCCCACAGATGAATTTGAAGCGCTGTTATTACAGGATGCCGATAAACTTGATTTTTCGGGAATGGAACGTGAAAAGAGCAATACGATCAGCTATGATGAGCTGGTGCATTCGGACAGTATGACCCGATCGCTTTTAAATAATCTGATAGGCGGTGTGGCTTTTTATGAGTACTTCCAGGGCAATCTTGAGGTTTTAAGGGTCAATGAGGGGTATTACCAGGCGACGGGCTGTAATGCGGAGGCTTTAAAAACGAACGGACGTCATATTCTGGACCGCGTACCTGATGAAGATAAGCCTATTGTCCTCAACGCATTGCAGAGAGCGCCAAAAACGCCTGAAAAGGGAATAGATATTCAGTTCAGGCGGAAACGGCTGAACGGTGAATACATGTGGATGTACATGCGCCTCTTTTTCCTGGCGGATCGGGGAGATCGCCAGCTCTTTTATGCGTCGATTATTGATGTGACAAAGCAGAAGCAGTCTGAGGAGGCGCTCCGCCTTTCGGAGCAGCGGTTCCGGATCGCCATGGAGGCGACCAACAATACGATTTTTGATTTTGATATTGAGAAAAGAACCATTGATTATTCAGATTATTTTGCGAAAAAATACGGGTTGAAGCCACACCTTGTCAATGTGCCGAACAGCCTGGTCGATGAAGGTGTGATCCATCCGGATTCAAAGGTGTGCTTTTTGGAGATGTACCGTAAGATATTTAAAGGCGCTCCCAAAGCAAGCTGCGAGGTGCGGGTTAAACTATATGACAGCAGTTATCTCTGGAACAGGATCACGCTGACCAATATCTATGATTCAACGCAAAAGCCAGTGAGGGCAGTTGGCCTGGTTGAGGATATTTCCAGAGAAAAGGAAATGGAAAACCAAATTCTTCAAAAAGAAAAATCCCTTTCAAATTTAAAAAAGGAAAACCAGCAGGCTGTTCTCTCTTTGTTGGGCGAGTCATCACCAAATGGACTTATCGGCGGCTATTGTGAGCCTGGCTTTCCGCTCTACTTCATCAATAAGGAAATGCTTGAGATCATGGGCTATGATTCCTATGATGATTTTATAGAGGGGACTGGCGGCTTTGTCAACAATACGATTCATCCCGATGATCACGAGTATGTTGCACAGATAGTCGGGCCAAAAGATAAGGAAGGCGACGAGTATACTGTCCGCTACCGCACGCTGCGCAAGGACGGCAGTTATTTCTGGGTTATTGACCGGGGGCGGGTGGTGCGCGCGGAGGATGGCCGGCTGGCTATCGTGAGCGCCTGTATTGACATTACCGAGCAGGTTGAGCTTCAGAATGAGTTTGAAACTGTGCTGAACAGTACGCCAGGTGATGTTGTCGTCTTAAAAATTAATGGGGAAAATATTAAAACAAAGTACATGAGCTTTGGACTCGCAAAGGTTCTGGGCTATGAGGAAAAGGAGTACCAGAGGCTGCTGACCTGTGAGGACGGTTTGAAACTGATATATGCCAAGGACAGGGCGTACTATTTTAACGCAGTTTATAAAAGCGCAGCGGAGCGGCTGCCCATCAACATTGATTTCAGATCAGTAAATAGAGGCGGTGGATTTGGCTGGATCAATTTTTCGGCTGAGTTTTACGGAACCGATGAAGGCTGTATGGTCTACCATGGTATTTTTACTGATATTTCTGAGCTCAAGAAAAAAGAAGAAAAGCTGAAGCTTTCTGAAGAACGCTTTAAAGCCGCCATTGAGCATCTGGATATAAGCATTTGGGAATATGATATAAAGACAAAGTGCCTGATAAAGGAAACTAAGTGGAACAAAGAAGGAAGCCGGCGCCTGGTGTATCCCAATATGCCTGACGAAAGCGTGACAAAGGGCTATGTGTCCCCTGAATCTCTCGGTGAGTATCTGCGGCTTTATGAGGATATCAGCGGGGGCAAGCTCAAAACCTCGGCGGAGGTACAGATTCAGGAACCAGACGGCAAGTACTGCTGGTACCGCATTACCTATACGATGGTGCTGGACGAGGACGGACAGCCCATGAAAGCCATCGGTACCTCCGAAAATATTGAGGAGGAAAAACGAAAACAAAAACGTATTGACAAACTTTTACTCAAAGCACAGAAGGATTTTTTGACAGGGCTTTATAACAGAGAAACCATTGAAGAAATGGTAAAGCAGAGCTTAGAGATCAGCGTTTTGGACAAGGGTGTGTCGGCTATACTCATAGCGGATATTGATAATTTTAAACAGATTAATGATTTTTACGGACATACAGAGGGGGATCACGTTTTAAAGGAAATTGGACGGATAATCCCAGAGGTTTTTGGTGACAAGGCACTTACAGGGCGCCTTGGTGGTGATGAATTCCTTGTTTTTGTGACGGGCGAGGATTATGAAAGTGATATCTGCAGTCTGACGCAAAAGTTTTGCGAGCGTCTTAGCGAGCTGGAGGTTCAGGATAAAAAGATTACGGTATCTGTGGGGATTGCTTTTGTAGAGGAAGCGATAAGGGACTTTAAAACGCTTTACCAAAACGCAGATGCGGCTCTGTATGTGGCGAAATGCAGAGGTAAAAACACCTATGCAGTTTATCATGCGTTGCAGTTTCAAAAGCAGCATGCTTATTTTAATATGGACACAGCTATCCTGGACGAATTAGACAGCTTTGTTTATATCATCAATGCGGAGACTTACGACATTATCTATTGTAATACAGCATTACTGCGAGCACTAAGGGTAGATGAAGTTGAAGCGAAAAGGCATAAATGCTACGAACTCTTGGCGCAGTGCTCACAGCTCTGTCAAGGATGTGAGCAGCGGGAGCTATTTTATGATCGATTTATTTCCAGAGACATGTCTTTTTTCAATGGAAAAGTTCCGGTAACACTGAGAGAAAAGCTTTTTAAATGGGGAAGCCTTACCCTGCGGCTTGGTCTTGCACGTTTTAAAAAGGAAAGTTAATAAATATTAAAAGAACCCACTGGAGGGATGATCCGGTGGGTTCTTTTTTGATGAGGTATTGTTGGAGAATGAATGGTAAAAAAGGATTTACATCAGAGCTTTGTACAGTTCAACAATGTCTTCCAGGCTGGCATCTTTTGGATTGCCAGGTTTACAGGCATCATCAAATGCGGACTGTGCGAGGAAAGGAATATCTTCTTCCTTGACGATTTCCTTTAAATCCTGAGGAATACCGACGTCGATTGACAACTGGCGAACCGCATCCACAGCGGCTTTGCGGTATTCTTCCTGAGACATGCTCTCAGTGCCTTCAACACCCATGGCCTGCGCGATGTATCTGTATTTTTCGCCGGTTTCAGGCGCGTTATATTCCATGATGGAGGGTAAAAGGATCGCGTTGGCAACACCGTGTGGCGTGTCATAAACAGCGCCCAAGGCATGGGCCATGGAGTGGACAATGCCGAGACCGACATTGGAGAAGCCCATTCCCGCGACGTACTGGCCGAGTGCCATGTCTTCGCGTCCTTCAGGAGTGTTTTCGACAGCACCCCTTAAGGAACGTGCGATGATCTCAATGGCTTTTAAGTGGAACATATCTGAAAGCTCCCAGGCACCCAAGGTTGTATAGCCTTCGATGGCGTGTGTGAGGGCATCCATACCTGTGGAAGCGGTCAAACCCTTTGGCATACTGGACATCATGTCCGGATCTACAAAGGCAACGACCGGGATGTCATGTACGTCGACACAGACAAATTTACGTTTCTTTTCGACATCGGTAATAACGTAGTTAATGGTGACTTCTGCTGCGGTACCGGCAGTGGTTGGAACGGCAAAGATCGGAACACAGGGATTCTTTGTCGGGGCAACACCTTCCAGACTGCGGACATCTTCAAATTCAGGGTTGGTAATGATAATACCAATGGCTTTTGCGGTATCCATGGAGGAGCCGCCACCGATGGCGATCAGATAGTCTGCGCCGGAAGCCTTAAAGGCTGCAACACCAGTCTGTACGTTTTCGATGGTGGGATTCGGTTTGATTTCAGAGTAAACGTCATAATCAAGTCCTGCTTCGTCAAGAATATCCGTTACCTTTTTTGTCACATTAAATTTCACCAAATCAGGGTCAGAACAGACAAAGGCCTTTTTAAAGCCGCGCGCCTTTGCTTCGGTTGCAATTTCATTGATTGCGCCGCTGCCGTGATATGATGTTTCATTTAGAACGAATCGATTTGCCATAATAGTAATCTCCCTTAACTAATAAAATTAATATTATTTTATTCAATTTTCGTAAAATTCTCAAGATAGATTAATGTTCATTTGATGCAAATATTTATTAACGTTTTCATCTGTAAATGGCAAGTGTTTTTGCAAAGCGGAAAGAATGAAAATATTTTGCTCTTAAATGAAAGAAAAACAAAACGAAAAATCACAAAGGTTAAAAATTGATAATTTAATGACAGTAAACGTGCACAAATTTAAACTGGAAGCATTATCTGACCCTTGTTTATGCTATAATAACAAAGCAATTTATTATATGACAGGAGTAAAAATGACCACAACTTTTCCAGAAAATACAAGACAGGAATCCTTATTCAAGCTGACATGGCCCATTTTTGTGGAGCTTTTTCTGCAGATGCTGGTGGGGAATACGGACCAGATGATGGTGGGGCAGGTGTCACAGACTGGTGTGGGCGCCATCGGGAACGCTAACCAGATTATCAATGTCCTGCTGATTTCTTTCAGCATCATATCACTGGCTACCACAATTCTGGTTTCTCAGAATATGGGCGCAAAAAATTATAAAAATGTGTCGACAATCTATACATTGGCACTGATCGTCAACCTGATTTTCTCAGTGATCATCAGTGCGATTCTGCTGTTTTTTACAGAGTCCATCTATCATATGCTGCAGGTGCCAGACACCATTATGCCCGAAACGGTTGCCTATACGCGAATCATTGGCGCGGGTCTTTTTCTGCAGGCTGTGTTTCTGACCTTTTCGGCTATTTTCAGGAGCAACCGCCTGATGAAGGAAACCATGTTTGTCTCCATTATTATGAATGTGCTCAACATCGGTGGAAACTACATTCTGATTAACGGCATTGGCCTGCCAGGCCCCCTTGGTGTAACCGGAGCTGCCATCTCCAGCAACATCGCCAAGCTTGTCGGGGTGGTGATTGTCGTCTGTCTGTTCGTTAAAAAAATCAAACCGGGAATGTCTTTAAAAACATTGAGGCCTTTCCCAACTG
The DNA window shown above is from Eubacterium limosum and carries:
- a CDS encoding EAL domain-containing protein yields the protein MIGKTVLVVDENPAENTLLDNVLNKSYQVVVSKENDAALRFLQQNKSTVAVIIFSYALFNEMPTALRTVLWDIQASRGTGVLVLTDADNPIMEEQALKLGATDILPRPLDPRMIRQRVRNTSLQSNLKTLEEYDSLTGLLNKDTFYKNVHEILMGFPEKAYSIICFDIERFKVINDLFGAEEGDRLLQYIGDELNTWAAEKAGCAGRIVADVFAILLPDMEGDADSTAQRLTDSLEQYPLDMEISIAAGLYHIDDVNLPVSRMCDRAILALNSVKGNYLKRAAVYDNHLRSSLIEEQEIVNEMAHALAERQFQVYIQPKCDMRTNKIVGCEALVRWIHPEKGIISPAAFIPVFERNGFILKLDAYVWEEVCRLMRNWIDNGHQPIPTSVNVSRVNLYHQGLSDLLANMVKKYNLPPYLLELEITESAYTKNLDQLLSLVNRLRDLGFTILMDDFGSGYSSLNILKDINVDVLKIDMRFLSDMEHLKGRAGNILESVVRMTKWLDLSVIAEGVETKEQVDFLLDIGCHYAQGYYYYKPMPTDEFEALLLQDADKLDFSGMEREKSNTISYDELVHSDSMTRSLLNNLIGGVAFYEYFQGNLEVLRVNEGYYQATGCNAEALKTNGRHILDRVPDEDKPIVLNALQRAPKTPEKGIDIQFRRKRLNGEYMWMYMRLFFLADRGDRQLFYASIIDVTKQKQSEEALRLSEQRFRIAMEATNNTIFDFDIEKRTIDYSDYFAKKYGLKPHLVNVPNSLVDEGVIHPDSKVCFLEMYRKIFKGAPKASCEVRVKLYDSSYLWNRITLTNIYDSTQKPVRAVGLVEDISREKEMENQILQKEKSLSNLKKENQQAVLSLLGESSPNGLIGGYCEPGFPLYFINKEMLEIMGYDSYDDFIEGTGGFVNNTIHPDDHEYVAQIVGPKDKEGDEYTVRYRTLRKDGSYFWVIDRGRVVRAEDGRLAIVSACIDITEQVELQNEFETVLNSTPGDVVVLKINGENIKTKYMSFGLAKVLGYEEKEYQRLLTCEDGLKLIYAKDRAYYFNAVYKSAAERLPINIDFRSVNRGGGFGWINFSAEFYGTDEGCMVYHGIFTDISELKKKEEKLKLSEERFKAAIEHLDISIWEYDIKTKCLIKETKWNKEGSRRLVYPNMPDESVTKGYVSPESLGEYLRLYEDISGGKLKTSAEVQIQEPDGKYCWYRITYTMVLDEDGQPMKAIGTSENIEEEKRKQKRIDKLLLKAQKDFLTGLYNRETIEEMVKQSLEISVLDKGVSAILIADIDNFKQINDFYGHTEGDHVLKEIGRIIPEVFGDKALTGRLGGDEFLVFVTGEDYESDICSLTQKFCERLSELEVQDKKITVSVGIAFVEEAIRDFKTLYQNADAALYVAKCRGKNTYAVYHALQFQKQHAYFNMDTAILDELDSFVYIINAETYDIIYCNTALLRALRVDEVEAKRHKCYELLAQCSQLCQGCEQRELFYDRFISRDMSFFNGKVPVTLREKLFKWGSLTLRLGLARFKKES
- the fucO gene encoding lactaldehyde reductase, whose protein sequence is MANRFVLNETSYHGSGAINEIATEAKARGFKKAFVCSDPDLVKFNVTKKVTDILDEAGLDYDVYSEIKPNPTIENVQTGVAAFKASGADYLIAIGGGSSMDTAKAIGIIITNPEFEDVRSLEGVAPTKNPCVPIFAVPTTAGTAAEVTINYVITDVEKKRKFVCVDVHDIPVVAFVDPDMMSSMPKGLTASTGMDALTHAIEGYTTLGAWELSDMFHLKAIEIIARSLRGAVENTPEGREDMALGQYVAGMGFSNVGLGIVHSMAHALGAVYDTPHGVANAILLPSIMEYNAPETGEKYRYIAQAMGVEGTESMSQEEYRKAAVDAVRQLSIDVGIPQDLKEIVKEEDIPFLAQSAFDDACKPGNPKDASLEDIVELYKALM
- a CDS encoding MATE family efflux transporter; protein product: MTTTFPENTRQESLFKLTWPIFVELFLQMLVGNTDQMMVGQVSQTGVGAIGNANQIINVLLISFSIISLATTILVSQNMGAKNYKNVSTIYTLALIVNLIFSVIISAILLFFTESIYHMLQVPDTIMPETVAYTRIIGAGLFLQAVFLTFSAIFRSNRLMKETMFVSIIMNVLNIGGNYILINGIGLPGPLGVTGAAISSNIAKLVGVVIVVCLFVKKIKPGMSLKTLRPFPTAMLKRLLFIGIPSGGETLSWTLSQTVTMGFVNLCGAVVITTRVYAVMFAMITYLYSNAISQSSQVLVGYMIGAREYDSADRRVKATLRSSVLVSFCVALLLFVFSDQIFGFFTSDPEVIALGKQVMFIDIFLELGRAVNMVMVRSLQAANDILFPIALGISSQWFVSVVLCYVLGIILGWGLVGIWIAMACDEILRAAMFLVRWKRRKWMDLSIKNAVKA